One Desulfobulbus propionicus DSM 2032 DNA segment encodes these proteins:
- a CDS encoding MOSC domain-containing protein, which produces MGTIVSLNISREKGVNKEPVDSIEVKVDHGMVGDAHAGDWHRQVSLLAEESIDFMRNKGLELDPGAFAENITTEGIDLAKLPIGTRLSNGQVVLEITQIGKKCHHGCAIFKQVGDCIMPREGIFAKVIVPGTLHKGDNLDVLP; this is translated from the coding sequence ATGGGAACAATCGTCTCACTGAACATCAGCCGGGAAAAAGGCGTCAACAAGGAGCCGGTAGACAGCATTGAAGTCAAGGTCGATCACGGCATGGTCGGCGATGCCCACGCCGGCGACTGGCACCGCCAGGTCAGCCTGCTGGCCGAGGAATCGATCGATTTCATGCGCAACAAGGGGCTGGAACTGGACCCCGGCGCCTTTGCCGAGAACATCACCACCGAGGGCATCGACTTGGCCAAACTCCCCATCGGCACCCGCCTGAGCAACGGCCAGGTGGTGCTGGAGATCACCCAGATCGGCAAGAAATGCCACCACGGCTGCGCCATCTTCAAGCAGGTGGGCGACTGCATCATGCCGCGCGAAGGCATTTTCGCCAAGGTGATCGTGCCTGGGACCCTGCATAAGGGCGACAACCTGGATGTGTTGCCGTGA
- a CDS encoding YkgJ family cysteine cluster protein has translation MSGSANCKRCGTCCRQGGPALHGPDLKLLRSGTLRTEDLITVRRGELAFQPLADRPEPVTHEFLKLSGQHGTWCCLFYDEQSQGCRCYSHRPLACRLLDCTDTGPILDIAGQDLLTRFACIAADDPLLPLIREHEQRCPCPDLHALAGDLAQDTLDPARLAELEATVALDLAFRSRVAAELRLSVAQEMFSFGRPLFQLLLPLGLQAVNTPEGIRLHR, from the coding sequence GTGAGCGGTAGCGCAAATTGCAAACGCTGCGGCACCTGCTGCCGTCAGGGCGGCCCGGCCCTGCACGGGCCGGATCTGAAACTGCTCCGTTCGGGAACCCTGCGCACCGAGGACCTGATTACCGTCCGCCGGGGTGAACTGGCCTTCCAGCCTCTGGCCGACCGTCCCGAACCGGTCACTCATGAATTTCTCAAGCTAAGCGGCCAACACGGCACCTGGTGTTGCCTCTTTTATGATGAACAGAGCCAAGGGTGCCGCTGTTACTCGCATCGGCCCTTGGCCTGCCGGCTGCTTGACTGCACCGACACCGGGCCCATCCTGGACATAGCCGGACAGGACCTGCTGACCCGCTTTGCCTGCATCGCCGCCGACGATCCCCTGTTGCCGCTGATCCGGGAACATGAGCAACGCTGTCCCTGCCCGGACCTGCATGCCTTGGCCGGCGATTTGGCGCAAGACACGCTCGACCCCGCGCGCCTGGCCGAACTGGAAGCCACCGTGGCCCTCGATCTGGCCTTCCGCAGCCGGGTCGCCGCCGAGCTGCGCCTTTCCGTGGCGCAAGAGATGTTCTCCTTTGGCCGGCCGCTGTTTCAACTGCTGTTGCCCTTGGGGCTGCAAGCCGTCAACACCCCCGAAGGCATCCGCCTGCACCGTTAG